The stretch of DNA TGGCGGCGTTTACCTCTGAGGCGACCGCCTCCACCGGCGCCTGCGAACGCGAGATCCAGTCGGCAGCGGCCAAATACGGCATCCCGGAAGGGATCCTCTATTCGGTCGGTCTGACGGAAACCGGCCGCAAGGGCTCGCTCTATCCCTATGCCATGAACGTCGAAGGCAAGGCGATCTTTCCGCCCTCGGAGCAGGACGCGATGCGACAGTTCGATGTCGCCCGCAACAGCGGCGCCAAGCTCATCGACATCGGCTGCATGCAGATCAACCATTACTTTCACGGCGAGAATTTCCGGTCCGCCGAGGAGATGTTCGACCCGCATCGCAACGTCGAGTATGCGGCAAAATTCCTCCGCAATCTGCATGACCGTCACGAGACATGGACGATGGCGGTGGCCAGATACCATGCCGGACCGAACAATAATCCGGCACAGAAGCAATATGTCTGCCGCGTCATCTCCAATCTCGTCGCCACGGGTTACGGCAAATGGACTCTCAATGCGAGTAACTTTTGCCGAAATTGATTCAACCAAAGATAGAAGAGGCGTATTGTGACGAAACTGTGTCACAATGTGGCAGGAATCCGGCGTGAATCCCCCGCGCAAGTCATATTTAACCGACTGTTAACTTTTCCACGAAATTTTGGTGGGCATATTTAGGGCTACCCACTAGATATAGATCAAATCGCTACCCAAATCTTAATCAATTATTAGTTTCTGCCATTAACTTTAACGAGTTGTCGCCGATTCGTGCGATTCGTACCCATAGATCATCGAAGTGCCACACTGATTCGGAGGCGGACGAATGATCGTAGTGGTTGATGAGCGTGAGCTCGTGAAAGATGGATACACATCTCTGTTCGGTCGTGAGGGCATTCCCTCCACCGGCTTTGATCCAGCGGAATTCGGCGAGTGGGTACAAACCGCCGCCGATTCCGATATAGCTGCAGTCGAGGCCTTCTTGATCGGTCAAGGCCAGCGCAACTTCGAACTGCCCCGGGCGATCCGGGATCGGTCGATGGCGCCGGTGATTGCGGTCAGCGATCAGCACTCGCTCGAAAACACCCTTGCGCTGTTCGATTGCGGCGTCGACGACGTGGTGCGCAAACCGGTGCATCCCCGCGAAATCCTCGCAAGGGCGGCTGCGATCCGGCGCCGGCTGAAGGCGATCACCAACTATACCGAGATCGGCGGGATTCGCGTCTTCTCGGATGGCCGTGACCCCGAGATCAACGGCGAAGTCTTCGCACTTCCCCGGCGCGAGCGCCGCATCCTCGAATATTTGATCGCCAATCGCGGTCGCCGCGTCACCAAGACCCAGATCTTCAACGCCATCTACGGCATCTTCGATGAAGAGGTCGAGGAGAACGTCGTCGAAAGCCACATCTCGAAGCTGCGCAAGAAGCTGCGCAAAAAGCTCGGCGTCGATCCGGTCGATTCCAAGCGCTTCCTTGGTTACTGCATCGATTGGGCCTGATTTTCTCGGCCGGGCGGCGCCTGGCTGAACCGCATTATCCGGCCTCGCAGCTCGCATGACAGACAGCTTCACGCAAGGCCCGACAAATACTCTCGTGCATAACAGGTAAAGCGAGGTTTTCAGATGAGCATTTTCGGCAGCATGAAGACGGCAGTATCGGGGATGAACGCGCAGGCCAACCGCCTCAGCACCGTCGCCGACAACATCGCCAACGTTAACACGACCGGTTACAAGGCCGTGTCGACGAGCTTCTCGTCGCTGGTTCTGCCCTCCTCGGGCGGCAACTACAATTCCGGCGGCGTTCAGACCTCCGTCCGCCAAGCCGTCTCCGACCAGGGCGATATTTCCTACACCACGTCGAGCACCGACCTTGCAATCTCAGGCGACGGCTTCTTCATCGTCCAGGGTCCTGACGGCACCCCGGTTCTGACCCGCGCCGGCGACTTCACCAAGGACGACGAAGGCAATCTCGTCAACGCCGCCGGCTTCATGCTGATGGGTTATTCCTACGACTCCGGCTCTCCTGCTGTCGTCGTCAACGGCTTCGATGGCCTCGTTCCCGTCAACGTCAACCAGGATGGGTTGACCGCCATCGCCTCGACCTCAGGTATCTTCAAGGGCAACCTCGACTCCAATGCCAAGATCGCTCCGGTCGCTCCTGCGACGCTGCCGAGCGCCAACCTCGCCACGACGACGACCGACACCAAGAAGGTCTCGATGGTCGCCTATGACCGTCTCGGCAACAAGGTGATGTACGACTTCTACTTCACGAAAAAAACAGTTGTTACGCCGCCGCCGGCAACGCCCGCTACGGCTGCCACCTGGGAAGTGTCGATGTTCCGCAACGCCGATGCTGCGGTGGGCGGCACGACCTCCTTCCCCTACAGCACCGCCTCTGTCGGCACCGGAACGCTCAGCTTCGACGCCAACGGCAAGTTGACCGCGGGCGGCGCCGTTAACATCGTCGACCCAGTGACTGGTCAGACGATTGCCATGGACTTCTCCGCCTTCACACAGCTCGGTGCCGACTTCTCCGGCACCGGCACGCCGAACGGTCAGGCAGCGACCCCGGTCAAGGACGTCACGGTTGATGGCGACGGCATCGTCTACGCGAAATACGAAGACGGCAGCACCAAGCCGCTCTATCGCATTCCGCTGGCCAATGTCGCTAGCCCGGACAAGCTGACGCTGATGAGCGGCAACGTCTACAGCGCCAACGGCCAGTCGGGCGTCACCGTCACCGGCTTCCCGCAGACCAACGGTCTCGGCACGATCAAATCAGGCGCTCTCGAAGGTTCGAACGTCGACCTCGCCGGCGAGCTGACCGAGATGATCGAATCGCAGCGCAGCTATACCGCCAATTCCAAGGTGTTCCAGACGGGATCCGACATTATGGACGTTCTCGTCAACCTCAAGAGATAAGCAAGGTACCGGGTAAGCCATGTCGCTCACATCCGCACTTAATACCGCGCAGAACATATTCAACAATACGGGTACTCAGAGCAGTGTCGTATCGAACAATATCTCGAATGCGGGCAACAAAGATTACGTGCGCCGGCAGGCGATGCTCACCACGTCCTTGAATGGCGCACAGGTCGTCAAGATCGATCGGGCGCAGGAAGAGGCGCTGCTGCGCCAATACCTGAAGACATCCTCTCAGGACAGTGCCCAGCAGGCATTGCTCGGCGGTCTCGAGGACCTCAAGTCGATCGTGGGTGGCAACGACTACGAAACGTCGCCATCCACCTATCTCGGTGTTTTCCAGCAGAAGCTTCAGGCCTTCCGCACGACGCCGGGCAGCACCGTCGCTGCTCAGGGCGCCATCACCGCCGCGCAGGACGTCGCCAACTCGCTGAACAATGCCTCGCAATCCGTTCAGAACGTCCGCGCCACCGCCGACAAGCAGATCGCCACCGACGTCGATAAACTGAATACGCTTCTCAACGACTTCGAGAAGGCCAACAACGCGGTGAAGACCGCCACGGCCTCGGGTGCGGATGCATCCGGCGCGCTCGACGAGCGTGAGAAGGCTCTCAAGCAGATTTCGCAGATCGTCGGCGTCAACACGACGACGCGCGACAATAACGACATGGTGCTGAGCACCTCTGACGGGACGATCCTCTTCGAGACGATCCCGCGCAAGGTGACGTTCAAGTCTCAGGATGTCTATACCGCGACCATCACCGGCAATTCGGTCTATGTTGACGGTGTGGCACTTCCACGCGGCAGCGGATCGACGACGACGGGGCAGGGAAGCCTTCAGTCTCTCCTCCAGGTCCGCGACGAGATCGCCCCGAATTTCCAGAAGCAGCTCGACGAAGTCGCCCGCGGCCTGGTCTCGCTCTTCAAGGAGCAGAACACGGCAGCCGGCCCGGCCTATGTGCCCGGCCTCTTCACCTGGAGCGGCGGCACGGTCGATACCGGCGCCACCGCGGTTGCCGGCATGGCGGCGACCATCACAGTCAGCAGCCGCGTCATCACCTCGCAAGGCGGCGATCCGATGCGCTTGCGCGATGGCGGCGTCAACGCCACCGGCCTCGTCCTGAACACGTCAGGCGCCAGCGGTTATACGACGGAACTCGATCGTCTCTATACCGCATTGGGCTCCGACATCGATTTCGATCCAGCGGCGGGGACGCCTGTCGGGTTCGACGCCACGACAGGCATCGATTCAAACGTCAGCATCATGGAATTCGCCACAAATTCCCTCGGCTGGCTCGAACAGTACCGTAGCAATGCCACGACGGCAGCGGAAAACACCTCGGCGGCGCTGTCACGCTCTGACGAAGCCTATTCCAACGAGACGGGCGTCAACCTCGACGAGGAGCTGACGCTGCTCCTCGACATAGAGCAGTCCTACAAGGCGGCGACCAAGATCTTGAACGCCGTTGACGAAATGTTGAAGTCATTGCTGGATATTGCGAGTTAAGCCATGAAGAGCTCATTTATTTCAAGTTCGGCCATTCAGAATGCGATGCGGTTGACGATCCGTCAG from Rhizobium leguminosarum bv. trifolii WSM1325 encodes:
- a CDS encoding Lytic transglycosylase catalytic (PFAM: Lytic transglycosylase catalytic~KEGG: ret:RHE_CH00677 hypothetical protein), giving the protein MKTLVLAAAAVLAAFTSEATASTGACEREIQSAAAKYGIPEGILYSVGLTETGRKGSLYPYAMNVEGKAIFPPSEQDAMRQFDVARNSGAKLIDIGCMQINHYFHGENFRSAEEMFDPHRNVEYAAKFLRNLHDRHETWTMAVARYHAGPNNNPAQKQYVCRVISNLVATGYGKWTLNASNFCRN
- a CDS encoding two component transcriptional regulator, winged helix family (PFAM: transcriptional regulator domain protein~KEGG: ret:RHE_CH00678 two-component response regulator protein); translated protein: MIVVVDERELVKDGYTSLFGREGIPSTGFDPAEFGEWVQTAADSDIAAVEAFLIGQGQRNFELPRAIRDRSMAPVIAVSDQHSLENTLALFDCGVDDVVRKPVHPREILARAAAIRRRLKAITNYTEIGGIRVFSDGRDPEINGEVFALPRRERRILEYLIANRGRRVTKTQIFNAIYGIFDEEVEENVVESHISKLRKKLRKKLGVDPVDSKRFLGYCIDWA
- a CDS encoding protein of unknown function DUF1078 domain protein (PFAM: protein of unknown function DUF1078 domain protein; flagellar basal body FlaE domain protein; flagellar basal body rod protein~KEGG: rec:RHECIAT_CH0000757 flagellar hook protein) yields the protein MSIFGSMKTAVSGMNAQANRLSTVADNIANVNTTGYKAVSTSFSSLVLPSSGGNYNSGGVQTSVRQAVSDQGDISYTTSSTDLAISGDGFFIVQGPDGTPVLTRAGDFTKDDEGNLVNAAGFMLMGYSYDSGSPAVVVNGFDGLVPVNVNQDGLTAIASTSGIFKGNLDSNAKIAPVAPATLPSANLATTTTDTKKVSMVAYDRLGNKVMYDFYFTKKTVVTPPPATPATAATWEVSMFRNADAAVGGTTSFPYSTASVGTGTLSFDANGKLTAGGAVNIVDPVTGQTIAMDFSAFTQLGADFSGTGTPNGQAATPVKDVTVDGDGIVYAKYEDGSTKPLYRIPLANVASPDKLTLMSGNVYSANGQSGVTVTGFPQTNGLGTIKSGALEGSNVDLAGELTEMIESQRSYTANSKVFQTGSDIMDVLVNLKR
- a CDS encoding flagellar hook-associated protein FlgK (TIGRFAM: flagellar hook-associated protein FlgK~PFAM: protein of unknown function DUF1078 domain protein~KEGG: ret:RHE_CH00680 flagellar hook-associated protein FlgK), yielding MSLTSALNTAQNIFNNTGTQSSVVSNNISNAGNKDYVRRQAMLTTSLNGAQVVKIDRAQEEALLRQYLKTSSQDSAQQALLGGLEDLKSIVGGNDYETSPSTYLGVFQQKLQAFRTTPGSTVAAQGAITAAQDVANSLNNASQSVQNVRATADKQIATDVDKLNTLLNDFEKANNAVKTATASGADASGALDEREKALKQISQIVGVNTTTRDNNDMVLSTSDGTILFETIPRKVTFKSQDVYTATITGNSVYVDGVALPRGSGSTTTGQGSLQSLLQVRDEIAPNFQKQLDEVARGLVSLFKEQNTAAGPAYVPGLFTWSGGTVDTGATAVAGMAATITVSSRVITSQGGDPMRLRDGGVNATGLVLNTSGASGYTTELDRLYTALGSDIDFDPAAGTPVGFDATTGIDSNVSIMEFATNSLGWLEQYRSNATTAAENTSAALSRSDEAYSNETGVNLDEELTLLLDIEQSYKAATKILNAVDEMLKSLLDIAS